One Trichoderma atroviride chromosome 7, complete sequence DNA segment encodes these proteins:
- a CDS encoding uncharacterized protein (TransMembrane:1 (o45-63i)) yields the protein MATPTLNFITFNQDHSCLAVGTSKGFGIYHTDPFSRIFSSDDGNIAIIEMLFSTSLVALILSPRHLIIQNTKRASVICELTFPSAVLAVRLNRKRLAVVLEEEIYLYDISNMSLLYTIPTSPNPSAICALSASSENCYIAYPLPKPREESDNRRPSHAPPQSAYVAPTSGEVLMFDTLTLKAVNVVEAHRSPLILYQSQQRRNDASNCKRNRYYHSNIFSTSGPEALSVPTWDISVHHL from the exons ATGGCAACTCCAACGCTCAACTTCATCACGTTCAACCAAGATCATAGCTGCCTTGCTGTTG GCACCTCCAAAGGCTTCGGCATCTACCACACGGACCCGTTCTCCCGAATATTCAGCAGCGATGACGGGAACATTGCGATTATCGAAATGCTGTTTTCGACCTCTTTGGTCGCCCTGATTCTTTCTCCCCGCCATCTGATTATACAAAACACCAAG AGAGCTTCGGTCATTTGCGAACTGACCTTCCCATCCGCCGTCTTGGCCGTCCGACTGAACCGCAAGCGACTAGCCGTCGTGCTCGAAGAAGAGATTTATTTATACGACATAAGCAACATGAGCCTCCTCTACACCATCCCTACCTCGCCGAACCCGTCTGCCATATGCGCCCTATCAGCGTCCTCCGAGAATTGCTACATCGCATATCCGCTCCCCAAACCGAGAGAAGAGTCAGATAATAGGCGACCCTCCCACGCGCCGCCGCAGTCCGCATACGTCGCTCCCACATCGGGAGAAGTTCTCATGTTTGACACATTGACACTCAAGGCTGTGAATGTCGTGGAAGCCCATCGCTCCCCCCTTATCCTGTATCAGTCTCAACAGCGAAGGAACGATGCTAGCAACTGCAAGCGAAACCGGTACTATCATTCGAATATTTTCAGTACCTCGGGGCCAGAAGCTCTATCAGTTCCGACGTGGGACATATCCGTCCACCATTTATAG
- a CDS encoding uncharacterized protein (BUSCO:EOG092D4D41~TransMembrane:1 (o96-118i)) → MLRSMVLRGNALTQSTRLASRAMSTQALSNPTLSNIEKRWEGMPLQEQADLWMALRDRMKGSWKELTLQEKKAAYWIAFGPHGPRTADPPGTGARVAWGVVIGLASSLALFSGIRMAAKPAPHTMNKEWQEATNEYLKTQAADPLTGISSPGYTGKGVVQSPPKSQ, encoded by the exons ATGCTTCGCTCCATGGTCCTGCGAGGCAATGCCTTGACGCAGAGCACCCGGCTGGCGTCCCGAGCCATGTCCACCCAGGCCCTGTCCAACCCGACCCTCAGCAACATCGAGAAGCGATGGGAGGGAATGCCTCTCCAGGAGCAGGCCGATCTGTGGATGGCCCTGCGCGACCGCATGAAGGGCAGCTGGAAGGAGTTGACCctgcaggagaagaaggccg CATACTGGATTGCTTTCGGCCCTCACGGTCCCCGTACCGCTGACCCTCCCGGAACTGGTGCCCGCGTTGCCTGGGGCGTTGTCATCGGCCTGGCTTCCagtctcgctctcttctccggTATCCGAATGGCCGCTAAGCCTGCTCCTCACACCATGAACAAGGAGTGGCAGGAGGCTACCAACGAGTACCTCAAG ACTCAAGCCGCCGATCCTCTCACTGGTATCTCCTCTCCCGGATATACCGGCAAGGGTGTTGTTCAGTCTCCTCCCAAATCacagtaa
- a CDS encoding uncharacterized protein (EggNog:ENOG41): MVGPMDVVKCIWLPQRDEMRVILQKYIADISFFYHIVHVPALQSLLEDIYAGLEANVRVDVGGVLLLLSICASTTYAWSTPDEIRCIFANPAEANGQSTFWIKQALDVISHSQKTAHASLECIQGLIILFFAFCNHESVSFRARNVFMYANSMATELLLHRIDDPTASSMPMLVRMSEAKKEIARRVWWFMVATDWTLAQFSCPQEGVCLIHKNQMAVNKPRNTNDEDIIEGGEIIDRPESEATCMSYFIHRIRLSEICRTLLDGTPVGTQTSESIAYQDILDADAKLNQFIQNAPSFFSIDCPGLDDLPATDVKRSFFITTQRYTLNLLVHRQLCKIHLPYLAQGTIDPAYAYSRDACLRSARIIFELDHQLQNENIPFSKSRLRLSMVLRSVFLASIALMLNACLKGDAEDNAEGEDEVAGAWKILHEVQDQFPPAAKLLELSIKILRKYKIKHRALDLLQQQVSRISPYSDSFPMTPESANQDIRMSCMQQNVGTETENILLEQHWQMLEGKMDLNAIDWDKLFWGIDAPFI; this comes from the exons ATGGTAGGACCAATGGACGTTGTGAAGTGCATCTGGCTGCCGCAGCGAGACGAGATGCGCGTTATACTCCAGAAGTATATAGCTgatatttcctttttctacCACATTGTCCATGTCCCCGCACTCCAGAGCCTCCTTGAAGATATATACGCTGGCTTGGAAGCAAACGTACGCGTTGATGTTGGCGGCGTGCTATTGCTTCTGAGCATATGTGCGAGCACAACGTATGCATGGTCGACCCCCGACGAGATCAGATGTATATTCGCAAATCCAGCCGAAGCGAACGGTCAGTCGACATTTTGGATTAAGCAAGCTCTGGATGTCATCAGCCATTCGCAAAAAACTGCGCATGCATCGCTGGAGTGTATCCAGggcctcatcatcctcttttttgccttttgtaATCACGAGAGCGTCTCATTCCGTGCCCGTAATGTCTTCATGTACGCCAACTCAATGGCCACGGAGCTGCTATTGCATCGCATCGATGACCCTACGGCCAGCTCAATGCCGATGCTTGTTCGAATGAGTGaggcaaaaaaggaaatcgCCAGGAGAGTTTGGTGGTTCATGGTTGCAACTGACTG GACGCTTGCTCAATTCAGCTGTCCACAAGAAGGGGTTTGCCTCATCCACAAAAACCAAATGGCAGTAAACAAACCGCGGAATACAAATGACGAAGACATTATCGAGGGAGGAGAAATCATCGACAGACCAGAATCCGAGGCGACTTGTATGTCGTACTTTATCCATCGCATCCGCTTATCAGAGATCTGTCGAACTTTGCTTGACGGCACGCCTGTGGGCACCCAGACTTCCGAGTCTATAGCATACCAGGACATACTAGATGCCGACGCAAAGCTTAACCAGTTCATCCAGAACGCCCCGAGCTTCTTTTCGATTGACTGTCCTGGCTTAGATGACCTTCCTGCCACAGATGTTAAACGCTCATTTTTCATCACTACACAGCGCTATACGTTGAATCTGCTAGTTCACCGGCAGCTGTGTAAGATTCACCTCCCGTATCTGGCTCAGGGGACCATCGATCCGGCGTATGCGTATTCACGCGACGCTTGCCTGAGGTCAGCCAGAATCATTTTCGAGCTCGATCATCAGCTACAAAACGAAAATATACCCTTTTCCAAATCTCGTTTGAGACTATCGATGGTGCTGCGGAGTGTGTTCTTGGCCAGCATTGCGCTCATGCTGAATGCCTGTCTCAAAGGTGATGCTGAGGACAATGCAGAGGGAGAAGATGAGGTGGCCGGGGCATGGAAGATTCTGCACGAAGTACAAGACCAGTTTCCTCCGGCAGCGAAATTGCTGGAGCTTTCTATCAAGATTCTTCGGAAGTACAAGATTAAGCACCGCGCTCTGGATCTATTGCAGCAACAAGTCTCGAGGATATCTCCGTATAGCGACTCATTTCCCATGACGCCAGAATCGGCGAATCAAGATATCCGAATGAGTTGCATGCAACAGAATGTCGGCACAGAAACCGAGAACATACTACTGGAGCAGCATTGGCAGATGCTGGAAGGGAAGATGGACTTGAATGCAATAGATTGGGATAAGCTGTTTTGGGGTATCGACGCACCGTTTATTTAA